One region of Primulina tabacum isolate GXHZ01 chromosome 1, ASM2559414v2, whole genome shotgun sequence genomic DNA includes:
- the LOC142539055 gene encoding amino acid transporter AVT6C-like: MIIEKEECGVETPLVQQPLPNDVIRSSEGASIYGAIFNIATGMVGSGIMSIPASFKVLGVFPSFVVVLIIAYFVEVTVEFMLKYTSSGESNTYGEMMAESFGKCGSVALQICVMITNLGALIIYLIIIGDVLSGNKSEGTVHLGVLQEWFGIHWWNSRACSLIVVVLFVLLPLLLIRRIDSLRHISALSVLLAAFFVALCSVMAIHAMVVGKTQSPRLFPDFSNGVSVFDLFTTIPVIVTAFGCHVNVHPVRAELGRPSDMNFAVRIALVICTAIYFAVGFFGYLLFGDSIMADMLVNFEKTPDSFIGTVLNDTIRLSYAIHLMLVFPVMNYSLRVNVDELFFPKRSALAEENIRFLSITCSLVAFIYMAAIAIPNIWYFFQFMGTTTVMFLMFIFPSSIILRNILRISTTRDKVLAVLVIFLAVGTSVIAIYSNLCSYFVKK, encoded by the exons ATGATTATAGAAAAGGAAGAATGTGGAGTTGAAACCCCATTGGTCCAGCAACCCCTGCCGAATGATGTTATAAGATCTTCTGAGGGTGCATCCATTTATGGGGCAATATTTAACATTGCTACAGGCATGGTGGGATCCGGGATCATGTCGATTCCGGCTTCGTTTAAAGTGTTGGGCGTGTTTCCTAGCTTTGTTGTTGTCTTGATTATTGCCTATTTTGTGGAAGTTACGGTGGAGTTTATGTTGAAGTATACGAGTTCAGGTGAGTCGAATACGTATGGGGAGATGATGGCTGAGTCTTTTGGGAAGTGCGGATCGGTGGCACTCCAAATTTGTGTCATGATCACCAATCTTGGAGCTTTGATAATTTATCTGATTATAATTG GAGATGTCCTCTCAGGGAATAAATCTGAAGGAACAGTACACTTGGGCGTTCTGCAAGAATGGTTTGGCATCCATTGGTGGAATTCGCGTGCATGCTCACTCATTGTTGTTGTTCTCTTCGTCTTGCTTCCTTTGCTTCTTATCCGTCGCATAG ATTCTTTAAGGCATATCTCGGCTTTATCTGTGCTACTAGCTGCATTTTTCGTCGCCTTATGTTCAGTGATGGCAATACATGCCATGGTTGTTGGGAAAACACAAAGTCCACGACTGTTTCCTGACTTTTCGAATGGTGTATCTGTGTTTGACCTCTTCACCACTATTCCAGTCATTGTGACGGCCTTCGGATGTCATGTAAATG TTCATCCTGTTAGAGCTGAACTTGGCAGACCATCTGATATGAATTTTGCAGTCCGAATCGCACTTGTAATATGTACTGCAATCTATTTCGCTGTCGGTTTCTTTGGCTACTTGCTTTTTGGGGACTCGATAATGGCTGATATGCTAGTCAACTTCGAAAAAACTCCAGATTCATTTATCGGTACAGTTCTCAATGACACCATCAGATTGAGCTATGCAATTCACCTCATGCTGGTGTTTCCCGTGATGAACTACTCTCTAAGGGTCAATGTTGACGAATTATTCTTCCCTAAAAGAAGCGCGTTAGCCGAAGAAAACATTCGGTTTTTATCTATTACGTGTTCTCTAGTTGCTTTCATATACATGGCAGCAATAGCCATTCCAAACATATGGTACTTCTTTCAGTTCATGGGGACAACGACTGTAATGTTCCTCATGTTCATATTCCCAAGCTCAATCATTCTTAG AAACATTCTTCGAATCTCAACTACACGAGATAAGGTGTTGGCTGTGCTAGTGATCTTTCTGGCTGTGGGGACGAGTGTGATTGCCATCTACTCAAACCTGTGCAGTTATTTTGTCAAAAAATGA
- the LOC142517555 gene encoding protein LURP-one-related 14-like encodes MFVPEVRHPTASTSIVGEDFCIPYLVDLTVKKKIGFSSKHVNVLDDNGSTLVQVEGGFWQFKKKRTMYDSVGAPIITMRQKKVSWRQEWIVHRGDGDNLLYTVVQQTSPIQLKTQLKVFLASNLTAQICDFRVVGSYMSQSFKVYKGDTVIAEVKQRFKLGSLGKEIFEARIYPGIDYVFIVSLLVILNEID; translated from the exons ATGTTCGTCCCGGAGGTCAGGCATCCGACCGCCTCTACTAGTATTGTAGGGGAGGATTTTTGCATCCCATACCTTGTAGATTTGACTGTGAAGAAAAAGATTGGATTTTCTAGCAAACATGTTAATGTGTTGGACGATAATGGAAGCACGCTTGTGCAAGTTGAAGGTGGATTTTGGCAATTCAAGAAGAAGAGAACGATGTATGATTCAGTGGGTGCACCTATTATCACAATGCGCCAAAAG AAGGTTTCATGGCGCCAAGAATGGATAGTTCATCGTGGAGATGGAGACAATCTTCTGTATACAGTAGTGCAGCAGACAAGTCCTATCCAGCTCAAAACACAACTTAAAGTGTTCTTGGCTTCAAATCTCACCGCACAAATTTGCGACTTTCGTGTAGTAGGAAGCTATATGTCTCAATCTTTTAAAGTTTATAAAGGTGACACCGTGATCGCCGAG GTAAAGCAAAGGTTTAAGTTGGGAAGCTTGGGCAAAGAGATCTTTGAAGCCAGAATCTATCCCGGCATTGACTATGTTTTCATTGTGTCATTACTTGTAATTCTTAATGAAATAGATTAA